The Rhododendron vialii isolate Sample 1 chromosome 3a, ASM3025357v1 nucleotide sequence CGTGTTTAGGAGCCGATTCTAATATGCATCATGAAAAATGAACTAGAGAATGCAGAATCTAAATATCAGTCCGGAGGAGCTTTTTTCGATTCTGCTTATATTTTCACTTATAAAATcctttttcaaaatctattctGCACATAGTATCCACTTGCTTTCACTGATTCACATTATGATCCAAAAATCTATAATGTACAATCTAGGGTCTTGAATATACTTAAAATTTACTTGGGTCCCAATTACTCCCTTAGCATGTTCTTTGAATAGAAAATGGCTTTTGAAGCAAAGAATTCATAAAGTGCTTGTTCTATCACCTTTGAACCCAACACAAATCCATTGAAACTAGTCATGAAATGATTGGAAATCCAACTGGTTTCTCTcctcttttgaatttgattcttaGGAGTTCTGCTTTCAAGTTTCAAGATTATCTTCAGTTCAAAAGGGAAAAGGTGAGAGTGAAAGCTGATGTAAAGTGGAAGAGGCCCACCCAAACAATTGATCTGTCAATAATGTAGCTTTCGTAAGTATTTTTTTCCAGTGACTTAATATGATAGTCCCTTTAACATCATGGGGGACTCTTCTTCCCTCTCATTCCCTTCCCAACTGTCATTTTCACACCTGCAACTGACAGCTTCAATTGTCTGTTTGGTTAATTTGCTTACCGGATTTGATTTTCGCACCCCTCTTTTTACCATTTGcaatctcctttttttttttttgtctttctttagggaagtgattttcacactgtcctttttacaatccacactccttttttgcCTTTATCTACGTGAATTTACTATCCTGTCCTTTTTTCAATAGGTTTTTTCGCACATCCAATGACAACATTGCAAATTCACGTGGATTGTAAAAAatagggagtgtgaaaatcatttccctttatttACTATACCTTTTAATGTGTGTTGAACCACTGAAAGATCATATTGCAAACTTGCATTaacaaagaccaaaaaaagaaggatttaaaATAGAGGGGTGCGAAAATCATTACCCTCTGCTGAAATTCTGAAACGAACTTGGTTCATGTTTTCTAGCAGATTTGGAAAGTAGTAACACTGCTGGGCAATATATGCCAATGGTTAATTTATCTTTGTCCATTGTACAAGAATGAAGACCCTGTTGTTTCAAACAATGCTATTGGAAGCTCAATTGGGGTTCACTAGCAGGATGAAATGAGTGTTTGTGGCAGTTGGAAGTATTTGGAATCCATAGggaatgagaattttttttattatcgcgtagacaaaaaagaaaattgggaGTATTTGGAATCCATAGGGAATGAGAATTTTATTTATTCAAGTTCTTGAACGGTCTCGTTGTCgtagattaataaaaaaaaaaaacggtctCTTTGTCAAATAAAAGGAGATTTGGTAGCTCCTTTTCTTGCCTTCCAAAACGAGTCATGCCAAATTTCAAGTAGACTTTAGATTTGGGTCCTCATTTGACAGCTATAGCTTAGAGCATCTCAACTCTCAAATCTTCAAATTTGAGGTGCCACCAAAACTGTTCTATGTGACGGcatttcctgtttttttttgctaaagaAATGGTCAAGTAAAATTGTTGTATGGTTTTTGATTCCCAATTTCAAACCAACCAAGAACCTTCATCATATACATCAAGAACAAAACACACTTTTTCCTTCCCATTCTCAGACCTACCAAATAGCTTCATGATGTGTAGTTTTATAGCTTCATGATATGTTTCGGAGAAAACTTCCACAGGTAGGATTGTTGGATCAGGATCAGACGTACCCAtggattctatttctttcttcttctttttctcgaAGGTCGGGATATCCGGGCTAGTTTGCGCGCACTTCAACTATTCTCCTTCTAGGTCCGGTATTCTAATTCTTGTCGGTACACAAGTATTTATCACATGGAACCCACAGGAAATCGGTCCTACGTACTCACTTTCAGATAAGCCATGTGAAGTTGTGAACATCTTTTGGCTAGTGGCTTTCGGCTCTCTAGTTGTCCAAAGTAGTAATTAATAGGGTACTCTTTTAGCACTTCCGTGACACTtggtacagagagagagagagagagagagagagagagagagagagagagagagagaggcataaAGTGGCTTTCGACAGTAATTGAGCTGTTCAATGGCCCAAGAAAAGTTATCAAGAATAGAGAAAAGGTTTCGTGGCCAAAAGTACTTGTGGAATCTTTGGTTGATCAAATTAGATTGccacagagtttttttttttggtgtatagCCCTACTTGAGATCAAACCATCCTTTTCCATGGTAGACCTGCAataaattttcattgaaaatcggAAGTTTTAATAATTAAATCCCACCAATAGTACTGTTGCATTCACCACGAAGGGTGGTAAACAAGTTGGCTCCTTCCTCCCCACGGTCACAATTCGAACTCGCTCGTGGTAGAAAATGTAAACTCGATGTCGTGTGATAGAATACCCTTGTGCTGCAGCTCGTCCCTAATGGATGGAATCGTTAGAGCCTATGTTCCTTTCCGAAGAGTAGAATCGAAGCTTAGTGTCGAACAAGTCGGTGTAACTCTAGAGTTCTACTCTATGGTGGCAAACTTGATAGAGTTAGTTTTCAGGCTTTCAGCTGTGACCTCACAAGAGCATTTCTCAGTCGAGCATTATTCAGCGGGTAAGAAACCCTATAGCATTTCTTGCGCCCCAACACTAAGAATCGAACTTTAAACAATTGCGTGGGGAGCAAACTCACCAACCAACTAACTGGACTGGACTAACCATGGGGCTAAAGTTGTGTTTCCTTTATGTACTTCATTCCTTCGATTCTTTAACACTCTCCTACCACCTATAATTAATCTGAATACTCATAGGAGGGACCAAATAGACTgattaaatgtaaaacaaactTTAGGGAACCGAACCAAAAGAGGAAACCTGTCCCTAAATGATACTCCTGCCTAAGCATGAAGCATAATAATCAGATAAAACCAGTGGATACAGACCTGTGTGTGCATTCATTACCGTTGCTATGCTAGCAACATTCTTCTTGTTAATTTAGAATGTCCGGGCCATCTTACACGTACCTCGATTAATCtctaaaaaatcaaacttacCTCGTAGGAGACCTATTTAATGGCGGAGTAAAGCACCTCTGAAAACTAATCCCACTTTCCATTAGCAAGAGACCTATTTAATGTCGCAGTAAAGCCCTGTATAATCCCACGCGAGTTGATAATACCTAGTAAATTCGAATCCATGATCTAGGAGGAAGCAACCTCTAACTTTTTAACACCAGTTAATGACAAGTGCTAACTCAACTTTCTAACGTATTAATACGACTTCAAATCACGAGAATCGAACTCTAGACACACCAGGAAACTGAACAAGTGGGGAGGTCAATTACCTGTGACTTGTATCCACGACCCGCTATAAAGCGAGAGCCTTGTTCACTGAATATGGCGTATTCTGATCAGATAAGTATTAGTCACCTAATTAGTGCACCCAGTTAGTTCATGGGGTCCCTGGTGCATTAAACTTCCCATCAGTTTACTTTTAGCATGTGCTTAAGCCCATTATGATCCAATTAATCTAATCATGCCTCATAACTGAGCCTGAGGTGTTCAATCACAATTACTACTTCACATATTCTGTATGTATTAATGCCAGCTATTTCAAGAACATAATTCATCTTCCCAACATCTCCATCAGAATCATCGAACTTTTATTACTACAAAAGTATGCATGAAGTTAATAATTACTACAAGATATGTACAAAGGTGATATGTACAAATCATAAGTTGTTTCTGGCTTATTTCTAGCCATCCACCATTGATTATTATAAGATACAAATGCATTCACATactttttcgttttgttttggGGTAATCACTTTTCCTTTGAAGAAAATTGATCAACAAGAAAGGATGAAAGAAGTACAGTTTCAGAGCTCAAGATGACTTCACTGTGGGTATGACCATCTTCCATCCTTATCCATGACTTGAGAGAGAAGGGCTGCTGAGTGATCTCCAAAATTCTAGCTCCTCTAGCCCAGTTTCCATATCCACCATAACCGGTATGCCTAGCAAAGCACAGCCATAGTTTCTTGTATGGGCAGCACCAGTCTAATCCATGGTTGTGTCCTACAAACACTGCCTGCCACCATGAAAAAGAACGCAACAACCACATAAGATCCCATTTTTTACCATCAAAGCACAAACATGGATGGGACTGCAGACACATATGGTATGTATGTTCACAGATAAGAGCTTGGGTTTGATTATAAAACCTCATAGGATCATGTAACTGGCATTTGAAAGTAGCAATTGGTGGAGGTATTACATATCCTCTGATAGCCAACGCCCCAAAACGTGGGATACAAAGCAGTGAGAGTGTGAATGGCATTGGTAACCCCAGCCAATGGGATCACTCTCCCCATACTAACTTGATAGAATTATATATCCCCTCAACTGTCGATCAGGCCAATAAATAGGACAGGTGCATCAACCATTTAGGGGGAATTTGGAAACTCATTTTCAGTTACGTAAATACTCTCATCTTCAGAGTAAAATCAAGAACAAAgcctcaaaaaaataaattctattgCGCACTTAAGCCATATAGGATTTCAACTTCCAACTTTTGTAGCAGTGACTTAAACCAAATTTCCCGCTTCGGTACGTGTAAGTCATGGGACGCATACTGAGATACATGGTAGTAGAAGAAATATTACAACTATCTCAATAACATTTTATCCACAAGTACCTAGGTTTTTTTAATATCATGGAACACGATACCCTTGATAGAGCTCAATAGAGAAAACAGATTTTTATagccaaccccaattgatttggacttaagactcggtttggtttggttattcctTCCACACAGAAGCGGCATGCAGTACTGCAATGTTCGCATTTCAAATGAACACACTGGAATAATATGCTAGGGAGTAGGGACAACTCACACGAGTAAGAAGAGTAAAATACGTGTAAATATGCATAGAATCCCAAGTAGTTGATCTGCTTACCAGGACCAGCTCAGTTTTGACTTCAACTGTCTAAAATCACACCATATGCATCTCTAAGGGCATAAAATTATAGTCAATATTTCTGTTTTCTCACCTTGACAGAAGGCCTTTCTTCAAGAAGTTTCATAACGCCCATTTCGGCTTCTTGAGCGGCAACACTCTCCTTGTTAATAGAACCCACACAGAATGAAAATGGCAGAAACATTGGAGCCACCTTCCCATAGGCTGTACTTGGTATGTGCCAGAAAATTATCTCAGGAACCCTACACAATACTGCTCCATTTGGTTGCTAAGAAAGCGGTGAAAAGAAAATTAGGAATCTTCACATTTGCCATTGTTTGGTCTACAAGACATGTAGCAACCGAAAAACTCAACTGAATCTGCCATAAAAGCAGTAGTGAAACTCCAGTTTGAGGTTTTGATTTCCTTAGTACAAACAAAGCAAAAGTAAGATTCTAATTCTCTAATGCTCCGAATTCTTGGCAACTAATAggacaaaggaaagaaaagttAGAACACATTATTATCATTTGTTGCTTTATGGATACCAAGACGCAATGCAGAAAAATTAGGGAGGGGATTAAGCATTATTTTTCTTACCACTTCCCTTTCAGAGACAGCTCAACTCTATTTGGGGCCAAAGGCGGAAATCAAAGCGAgacaattattttttaaagacaTTTCTACGTTGTAACAATTTATTTAGACAAAAAGTTCCTTGCTTTATGGGGGAAGAAATGCTAAGTTTTTATTTAAGTTTCTTAAACATACCATTGATATAAAAGTAATCAGCTAATTCTCTTATGATAATCAATGGTAGgagattttataaattttttttggaaacactTAAGAAGCTCGTATTGTCAGTGATAATTTTTGCGTAATGCATGCACTTGAAGAATTAGCCTAGAGTCTAGAGTTCTAATATGATTTCATCCATCGCTCACagccttttcttcttttagCTTTTACCCACACTAGTGAATTAAACAGACAAGTAAGAATATAAAAAATGTGGGGCTCCTCTTTATGTGAGGACTAGGGCGTGGGGGTTGGGGTTGGGCCGGTTGGCTCAGCCACTACTGCCTACCTTGAATCAGGGTTAAGCTCATTCGATTTGTTGTGGAACCATTTTGCCTGGGTTCCTGATAGAACTTCTGGATAGGAACCACCACCAGAATCCATGAAGTACACGAATGCCACTGGTGATTGAGGGTCATTTGATGATGAGAGTTGAATCACATAGTTGGATACGCTGGGCCAAAGCTCCTTTGGACCAGTTTTAGAGTACGATAACGCGTTGTCCATGATCTCATTTTTCATCAGCTCCAATCGCCGTGTTCCTCGGAAGCTACAATCTTCTTCACCTGAAATTGTGGATTTTACTTTACTTTAGGGATCCCAACATTGCAAGTGCCAACTCTTACGGAAATATTTTCCATCTAAGATAGTCGCGCAGAAAAGGAAGCAGCATCTCAAAACCACAAAAACATTCTGCAAGTCGGTCAAAACCACCTTGTTCTAACCGGTTAAGGGGATGGGAAAATGACCCGTTGAAATTCAACCTGTGTCAAATGTAGAATTGACCAGAAAAGCACTTAAATAATCTATCCATTTCAAACTCAGTACACAAATTAAGGTATTGAATAGACTCAGGTTAAAATGGCTCCTAAAATCCCAGGTTTGAACTAAATCTATTTGTAACATGAAAAAGGACACAGTAATGGCATTTTGCCAACATCTTGAAGCAAAATATAAGGCTGCTTCATTGTGACGAGAAGAATTGTTGTATGCACTGAGCCTGTGGTTTTCCCTTGAATGGCAGGTTTCTAAGTTGATGGCGGCAATCTTACTTCATCAACATTTTCGCTACGAAATATCTTGCAGAGTTGTCATGGGCGAGACATTGGAAAAGACATACAATCGCCAATCAGAATACTGACTTAAGTTTATCAAAAAACCAATAGTGCCATAATATGCAAAACAGGTGTTTGGCATTAGAAAACCTAGATCCCCAATTATGAAGACTACCATAAAAAAAACCTGTCAGTTCAAACCAAGTACGTTGTATTATTGTTCTTAAAAAGACCAAACTGATGAAATAGGGGGAAAAAGGCTGGTCAATTAATGTGTTGGCAGCTTTTCACAACTGTATCAACTTTGGCTTTACCTGGCAGAGAGCAATTTGCTGCAGGGCAGCGAAGTTGCGGAATTCCACTGGCTGAAAACCACTCCATTGGCCACACAAATGGCGCATCATCATGGTTTCCAAACACGCTGGCCCATGGTATTCCTCTGGCTTTTGTTGGAGAAATTGCTTGACCCCAATACGAGCTTGCATTTCCAACCATTATGTTATTAGCCGTGACGACATCCCCAAGATAAACTACAAAATCTGCCATGAAATTGGGTTTTATTAATGTGCAACAGAGACGAAAAATCAGAGAATCGTAATGGTCTTATTTTTTATCCTCCTAGTTGGATATTTTACAATCAAATAGGACTAAGGCTCTAAAAGTAGGCAATAGGTAACCCTTCTAAAAGTATACCTACCCTCATCGGGGTTTCACCTGTTCTCTGCCTTTGCCTTTCACAATAGCATGGGCCTCCTTACCACTCAAGCCACATGTTTCTATACGTCAAAAAAATGGGCAGCAGGGGTAACGAAGGGGAGATCTCCAACTCTTTTGCTAATCGGTAACTACTTCAATATCTTCATAGTAAGAGTGCAACGGCACGATACATTTCCTCATTCTTTCTCCTatatgttttggaaaaaaaaaaaaggctttatAAACTAACAAGCAAGATCACCCTATGAGGATCTACAAAGCCTGAAACTCTTCAACTAGGATCCTAAGAAGACAACACTTTTCAAATTAAAACCCAGCGTCTAGCAATGCTAGAGATAACCTGCGGCCTTAGGGATTGCTGGTAAACAATGAATAAAATCTTCTTAGCCATTATCTACAAGATTTCAACATGATGTCAATGCGAATTGGTTTCGGGTCGGATGGCTCCTAAAGTTTAACTTCGTTTCAGAGATAGGTCTTGGGTTGCAGGCCAAGTCCTAGCCCCGGATCTCTTTCCTTCCTTTCTAAAAATTTCTTTGATGCATGTGTCTTATTATGTGAGTACATTTTTATAGATATCTACTACAATCCATTTCTCCTGCGGACCACCGCATTTTAGTTTAAAATGCGGACTACCGTTCTGGccattggattgtgttttgaattgtCAGGATTCGTGGATGAACAATCTGTCcgcgaatcctgaccattcaaAACAGTTCGCGTGAACAGATTGTCCacgaatcctgaccattcaaaacacaatccaacggcagCTGAGTAGTCTGCATTTTAGCTAAAATGCAGTGGTCCGCAGGAGAAACGCTCCAATCTACTACATATCGTATAGGTTAGCATTGCCAGTAGAAGCTCTCTCCAACCTTCTCCCTAAATTCCAGGGATTCCATAATGGAAGTTGAAGAGAATGTGAAACCATCTCCTTGCTTATGGAATGAAATAGGTTCACATGTTTGTAGCCAGGACAAGTATTATTTGAATCAAGTAATTTGCAGGGAGAATCAATAAACGTTGGGACATTTTATCTATCACAACGCTAATAAAGATGATAATAAACATGATACACAACAATTTGCGTTAGTATAGAAGATGCACCATATCTTTTCCTAATAACTACAAGATGGATTAAATCATATTCTTTTGCCCTATTTCTTTTAACATGCATCATCATACCTGTAAATCTTCACCTTATATTGTACTCATTATGTAATGTTACAATTCTTGGCCTGATTTTAGGATTCGATCCACGAATCCAGAACCACAACTTTAACAACATAGTTCTACTCCCGTGCAACCGGATTGCATGTACAGGGATTGTTAGAGACTTGTTCCTCATTGACTCTCTAAGTAGCCCATAGTCTTGGACTAGCTCAATATAGTCAAAAGATACCACCAAAACTATTAACACACATCATCAAATTTTTCTTCCTTACTAGAACTTTTTGTCTAGCTTTGTGATATATGGAGCCATGGACATGAAATTAATGCACCACTTAATGACGTAATTGATACAATACCCACAATAGCTCGTTTCAAAGATACTATAGCAAAATCAATGTCAGGCTTCTTCCCAATAAATATTTCCAAGTTTGTGATATATGGACACGAAATTACGGAGTGTAACTTTGTTCCCTTCACTTTTGGTGGGAGTAACTTTACCCACTTTTTACGAGGTACATTTGCAAGTCCCATAACAACGATCAAAGCCGTTCCTCTTTCAAGAACTGATTTGCTAGGAGACCatgcaaaaattcagctcaatcagGCGAGCACTATTTAGAGGGTGTTTGGGAAGCAGTTTTTTGCATTcccatttttggattttggatgtTTGGTTCTCCCATTTTTAAacaacatttcccaaaatccATTCACCAATTTTGGTAAAAGAAGCAGAATCCGAGAATGAGCTCAAGAGGAGCTTTTCACggttttccattttccactttcacgttaaatgaccaaaatacccttatcCATTCCTACATTTCCACTTCTACATTTTACCagtttccattttccatttcacGAATGTGGGCTAATGTTGAATTCAATGAAAAAGTCGAACATCAGATGTTTGTTGCTGTGCAGTAGTATGaaatttgagggaaaaaaaaaaggaacgaaAAAACATATTTACACCTGttgtaacaaaataataaagacaaagggcaatatggtaaaaatcaacccataattcattttcaacattcatctaccaaacactactacaatttcaaaatacattctgcacatatctcccaaacactcctaCCATACTCAAAATACAATCCggccataatccaaaaagccaaaaatgaaaagccaaaaagtaggctcccaaatACCCCCTTAGTCACTTAATTGACACACTATTCCAAAATTCTTCGTTCCTACAAATGCAAAATCAATTTCAGCCTTCTTTCCTAGAACTATTTTCAAGTTTCTGACATATCGGCATGAAATTCATGGAACTTTGAATCAGTCAATCGACTTTGAACAATATCACGAAAGTTCTCTTGTTTGAAAGCTCCTATTGCTATATCAATCGAAACCCAACAACTAACAATCAATAGCTTTTTcataactcaggtgtccaggCTAGCTTATGCACACCTTCGCCAACCCtagggaccaatcccaccgtccactTGCGGAGTCCCAATTAAAGCCAAAAAACTCTGTATGGACTAGCCTCAAAGAAATTGATAGCACTTTCAAACCTACGACCTTAAGAAAGAGCAAACTCCCAAGTTTTAGGCCTTGTCCACTAGACCAACCCCTTGGTGTTAACCAACGATCAATAGTACTACCACTTTGTCTAACCATGGAATGAAGATCCATAAATATGTGACCATGTCAGACCTGGGTTCTCAAGTTTCTGAAATTAATGAACTATTTCATTAGTCAATTGGACATTTTCAGAAAGTTTCTCTTCTTTAAAAGCTCCAATTGCAATATCAATTCAAACCCAACAACTAAACCACCACTCCATAGTACTACCACCACAGAACGAAGATCAAAATCGATAGCAAGTGACAATATCAGACCTGGGTTTTCATTATCGAGTACAGTAGACATGACCTTCACTGAATTCAAGTCTTGCTTCGGGCCCCAATCGGTCCACGCGTTCTCGCCGAAGTGGAGGTCGGCAAACACGGCGATCTTGAACGGCGCCGCCGACGGGAACCGGAGGTAGTTTACCGGCTTGGTTCGTAGAGCGACGGTCCATCCGACGGCCAGGATGGAgcggaagaggagagagaggaaagcgAGGGACGTGATCGTCCAGCACTTTCGAGCACTCGCCAATGCCATTTCTCCCAACCCGAAGGCGGATAATTGTTTACGCAGGCAGGAGTGACTGAAATGTAATTGTATGACTCCTGTTTGTGCAAAAGCCTACCTACACAGCTCTCCTCTCCACCCGACTCGGAATTCGTGTAGTGCAAACCCTGTACCCTACATTGTGGCATCTGACCGTTCATTTTCAAGTTACTATAAACTCTTACCTTGACCGTTCATTTTCAAGTTACTAAACTCTCGCCTTAACGACTAGAAGTATATCTAAACTATTGATTGTTGAGATGGACGATTCGGATGTCACACGACACTACGACAGGATGCACTTCAGGGTCTGCACTAGAAGACTCTGTTTCCTCCCACCATCGCTCCAATCACAACCCGTGCCACTGGTGGGCCCCATTGCTCCAATCACAACCTCCATGCCACTGgagtacataaaaaaaaacacaaaaagggtcCGGATCTCCCAATAATTTGGACCAGACGAAACAGTCTAGATCGGGACCGTTCATTGGTACAATCAATAATTCGGAAAACTCATCAATTCTTATCGTCTTATGGGtaagaatttaaaaatacatcaaAACCATTTATTGCAGCAAATGAACGCTACTGCAAATGAAAGCTACTGATCAGCAATGTCTCCAATTGCGTTCTTGTGAAGTCCTTAAACTCTTACCCGTAAGACGGTAAGATATGACCTATTCGTATTTGATCAAGGATTGCAGTGAGTTTTCCCTAAAAAGTTCAACTATAGCTTAAGGACTTTAGACTTTCTACTAAATGAACTTCCGGacttttagttgatatatgtgaagagaatgacttgtctcaaTATGTGCTTTCGCCAACTTTATCCTGCTTAATCTGTTCATCTGTTCAGTAATAGGGGAGACCCAGCCTTAGTCACCTAATTCGTACCCAGTCAGTTCATGGGGTCCTTGGTTCATTAGGCTCCCAGTTAGTTAGCATGTGCTTAAGCTCATTGTGATCCAACTAATCCAATCATCCCTCATTACCGAGGTGTTCAATGACTATCTACTACATAGGAGTATATCCTATGTGACCCAGTGCCAGTTATTTCAAGCACATAATTCATCTTCCCATCATCTCAGATAACAAGTATGTGCTATACACAACCGTGATATGTACAAATCATAAGTTGTTTCTGGCTTATATTTAGCCAGGCGTCAGCGATTACAAGATAAAAATACATCCATATAcctttactttttgttttggagaaaacccttttcctttgaagaaaattgatcaaaaagaaaggatgaaagaaatacatttcAACTTTGAGAGCTCAAGATAACGTCACTATGGGTTTGACCATCTTCCATCCTTATCCATGACTTGAGAGAGAAGGGTTGCTGAGTGATCTCCAAAATTCTAGCTCCTTTGGCCCAGGTTCCGTATCCACCATAACCGGTATGCCTGGCAAAGCAAAGCCATAGTTTCTTGTAGGGGCAGCACCAGTCTAATCCATGGTTGTGTCCTACAAATACTGCCTGCCACCATGGAAAAGAACACATAATAAACCATAAGACCCCATTTTCACCCATCAATCAAAGCACAATCATGGGACCCCAGACAGATAGGGGTATGTTTGTTTCACGGATAAGAGCATGGGTTTTGGTTACAAATTGCATGGGATCGCATTCTTGGCATTGTATGCATCAATTGGTGGAGGTGTAACATATCTGTTTGATGGCCAATCCCATGAAACGTGGGATATGAAACATTGCGGGGTCGTGTGGTATTGCCGTATTGGCAATCCAATATGGTGGGATTACTCCCCCCGTAATAATTCGATCGAATTATACATGCCCCCATTTCGAACAGACCAATCGAATAGGACATGCGTATCAAACCACGTAATGGAAATTGGAAAACTCATTTTCAGTTTCCGCAAATACTCTCATCTTTAGCGTAAAATCAAGAAGGTCAAAGCCTCAGAATAGATGCTCACATTTCTGTTCCAGTTTGGAAGACGTGAGTCCTGGGACATATACTGAGATACATGGGAAGTGGGAACAGAAGGGGTATACTAGATAACCTCGATAACATTTCTTCCACACAGAAGTGGGATGCATTTTAACgaattttttgcatttgaaaTGGGGCCTACTGGAATAGTACAATAAGAACAACTCACATGACCAAGACAAGTAAAAAACATGTAAATATGCATAGAAATCCTAGTTGTTGGTCACTTGGTCCGTTATCAGGACCAGTTGAGCTTTGACTTCTGACTGCCTAAAATCACACCATATGTATCTACAAGGGCAGATGAATTATAGTCAATATGTCTGTTTTCTCACCTTGACAGAAGGCCTTTCTTCAAGAAGTTTCATAACGCCCATTTCGGCTTCTTGAGGAGCAACACTCTCCAGGTTAATGGAACCCACACAGGATGATTGCGGCAGAGACGTTGGAGCCACCTTCTTATAGGCCGTGGTTGGTATGTGCCAGAAGATTATCTCAGGAGTCCTACACAGTACTGCTTCATTTAATTGCTAAGAAAGCGGTGAATAGAAAATTGAGAATCTTCACATTTGCCATTGTTGGTTTACATGATATACATGGCAACCAAAACACTCAACTGAATATGCCTCACAAGATTGAGTTtgaatttttgacttttttagaACAAACAAAGTAAATGTAAGATTCTAATTTTCTATTCCTCTCTGTTCTTGGCAACCAATAGGATACACAAAAAACAAGTTCGAAGACTATCATCATCTGTTGCTTTATGGGATATACCATGCAATGGGGAAAAACTAGCAAGGGAACTAaggattct carries:
- the LOC131318591 gene encoding probable inactive purple acid phosphatase 16 isoform X1, with translation MALASARKCWTITSLAFLSLLFRSILAVGWTVALRTKPVNYLRFPSAAPFKIAVFADLHFGENAWTDWGPKQDLNSVKVMSTVLDNENPDFVVYLGDVVTANNIMVGNASSYWGQAISPTKARGIPWASVFGNHDDAPFVWPMEWFSASGIPQLRCPAANCSLPGEEDCSFRGTRRLELMKNEIMDNALSYSKTGPKELWPSVSNYVIQLSSSNDPQSPVAFVYFMDSGGGSYPEVLSGTQAKWFHNKSNELNPDSRVPEIIFWHIPSTAYGKVAPMFLPFSFCVGSINKESVAAQEAEMGVMKLLEERPSVKAVFVGHNHGLDWCCPYKKLWLCFARHTGYGGYGNWARGARILEITQQPFSLKSWIRMEDGHTHSEVILSSETVLLSSFLVDQFSSKEK
- the LOC131318591 gene encoding probable inactive purple acid phosphatase 16 isoform X2 produces the protein MALASARKCWTITSLAFLSLLFRSILAVGWTVALRTKPVNYLRFPSAAPFKIAVFADLHFGENAWTDWGPKQDLNSVKVMSTVLDNENPGEEDCSFRGTRRLELMKNEIMDNALSYSKTGPKELWPSVSNYVIQLSSSNDPQSPVAFVYFMDSGGGSYPEVLSGTQAKWFHNKSNELNPDSRVPEIIFWHIPSTAYGKVAPMFLPFSFCVGSINKESVAAQEAEMGVMKLLEERPSVKAVFVGHNHGLDWCCPYKKLWLCFARHTGYGGYGNWARGARILEITQQPFSLKSWIRMEDGHTHSEVILSSETVLLSSFLVDQFSSKEK